In a single window of the Elaeis guineensis isolate ETL-2024a chromosome 8, EG11, whole genome shotgun sequence genome:
- the LOC105032401 gene encoding UDP-glucuronate 4-epimerase 6, with product MAPPPDNSKTTKLERYNSYLRRVNSTKLLAASSNILFRATLLTAVVLILLFTLHYPPLLAGHHPPAHSHRSLLSPSSSSYGGAAWEREVRRSATPHRPGGLFVLVTGAAGFVGTHCSLALKKRGDGVLGLDNFNSYYDPSLKRSRQNLLSRHGILVIDADINDSNLLIKLFDVVPFSHVLHLAAQAGVRYAMRNPQSYVASNVAGLVSLFEVAAKHADPQPAIVWASSSSVYGLNTAVPFSELHRTDRPASLYAATKKAGEAIAHTYNHIYGLSITGLRFFTVYGPWGRPDMAYFFFTKSILSGKAITLFKTHDGVGVRRDFTYIDDVVQGCLGALDTAGKSTGSGGKKRGPAQLRVYNLGNKSPVPVSKMVAILEELLGKKAKKNVVTMPMNGDVPYTHANVSSAEKDFGYRPTTDLATGLRRFVKWYVEYYGVVAPHAKGKGKGSVGGKGRDVDTASVASA from the coding sequence ATGGCTCCTCCGCCGGACAACAGCAAGACCACCAAGCTAGAACGGTATAACAGCTATCTCCGGCGAGTTAATAGCACGAAGCTCCTCGCCGCTTCGTCGAACATTCTCTTCCGCGCCACCCTCCTCACCGCCGTCGTCCTCATCCTCCTCTTCACCCTCCACTACCCTCCCCTCCTCGCCGGCCACCACCCCCCCGCCCACTCCCACCGCAGCCTcctctccccctcctcctcctcctatgGCGGCGCCGCCTGGGAGCGCGAAGTCCGGCGCTCCGCCACCCCACACCGCCCCGGCGGCCTATTCGTCCTGGTCACCGGCGCCGCCGGCTTCGTCGGGACCCACTGCTCCCTCGCCCTGAAGAAACGCGGCGACGGCGTCCTCGGCCTCGACAACTTCAACTCCTACTACGATCCCTCCCTGAAACGTTCCCGCCAAAACCTGCTCTCCCGCCATGGCATCCTCGTCATCGACGCTGACATCAACGACTCCAATCTCCTCATCAAACTGTTCGACGTGGTCCCCTTCTCCCACGTCCTCCACCTCGCCGCCCAGGCCGGCGTCCGCTACGCCATGCGCAACCCCCAGTCCTACGTCGCCTCCAACGTCGCCGGCCTCGTCTCCCTCTTCGAGGTCGCCGCCAAGCACGCCGACCCCCAGCCTGCCATCGTCtgggcctcctcctcctccgtctaCGGCCTCAACACCGCCGTCCCGTTCTCCGAGCTCCACCGCACCGACCGCCCTGCCTCCCTCTACGCCGCCACCAAGAAAGCCGGCGAGGCCATCGCCCATACCTACAACCACATTTACGGCCTCTCCATCACCGGCCTCCGCTTCTTCACCGTCTACGGCCCCTGGGGCCGCCCCGATATGGCCTACTTCTTCTTCACGAAATCCATACTATCCGGCAAGGCGATCACCCTCTTCAAGACCCACGACGGCGTCGGCGTCCGGCGCGACTTCACCTACATCGACGACGTCGTCCAGGGCTGCCTCGGCGCGCTCGACACCGCCGGAAAGAGCACCGGCAGCGGCGGCAAGAAGCGCGGCCCCGCGCAGCTCAGGGTCTACAATCTCGGCAACAAGTCGCCGGTGCCGGTGAGCAAGATGGTCGCGATCTTGGAGGAGTTGCTggggaagaaggcgaagaagaacGTCGTCACCATGCCGATGAACGGCGACGTGCCGTACACTCACGCGAACGTCAGCTCGGCGGAGAAGGACTTCGGATACCGGCCGACGACCGACCTCGCCACCGGTCTCCGGCGGTTCGTTAAATGGTACGTGGAGTACTACGGAGTGGTGGCGCCCCACGCTAAGGGGAAAGGAAAGGGGAGTGTCGGCGGGAAGGGGAGGGATGTGGATACAGCAAGTGTTGCATCGGCGTAG